One Kineococcus radiotolerans SRS30216 = ATCC BAA-149 DNA window includes the following coding sequences:
- a CDS encoding uracil-xanthine permease family protein: MARTGWQLHGDGRAASPGAVVAPEERLAWPRTVGIGLQHVVAMFGSTVLVPAITGFPVATTLFFSAIGTALFLLITRNRLPSYLGSSFAFIAPVLGSAAGSATGGILVTGLLLAVVGLAVHVAGSRWIDVVMPPVVTGTIVALIGLNLAPAAWGTTEDSGFRADPVTAVVTLLAIALTSVLFRGLLGRLAILVGVVVGYLVAAVRGLVSWEAVGAADWVGLPTFTAPRVDVSSLALFLPVVFVLVAENVGHVKSVAAMTGRDLDPLAGRALLADGLATTLAGLGGGSGTTTYAENIGVMAATKVYSTAAYWVAAAAALVLSFSPKFGALVGSIPPGVLGGAATLLYGMIGVLGARIWVQNKVDFSDPVNLTTAAVALVVGIANYTLTTSGGLSFEGIALGTVAAIGLYHLMRAVARARGTATPAA; this comes from the coding sequence ATGGCGAGGACCGGTTGGCAGTTGCACGGCGACGGGCGGGCGGCGTCCCCGGGGGCGGTCGTGGCGCCCGAGGAGCGGCTCGCGTGGCCGCGGACGGTCGGCATCGGCCTCCAGCACGTCGTGGCGATGTTCGGCTCGACGGTGCTGGTGCCGGCCATCACGGGGTTCCCCGTCGCCACGACGCTCTTCTTCTCCGCGATCGGCACCGCGCTGTTCCTGCTGATCACCCGCAACCGGCTGCCCAGCTACCTCGGTTCCTCCTTCGCCTTCATCGCCCCCGTCCTGGGCAGCGCCGCGGGCTCGGCGACCGGCGGGATCCTCGTCACCGGGCTGCTGCTGGCCGTGGTGGGGCTCGCCGTCCACGTGGCGGGGTCGCGCTGGATCGACGTGGTGATGCCGCCGGTGGTGACCGGCACCATCGTCGCGCTCATCGGGCTGAACCTGGCCCCCGCGGCGTGGGGGACGACGGAGGACTCCGGGTTCCGCGCCGACCCGGTGACGGCCGTCGTCACGCTGCTCGCCATCGCGCTGACCAGCGTGCTGTTCCGCGGGCTGCTGGGCCGGCTCGCGATCCTCGTCGGGGTCGTCGTCGGCTACCTCGTCGCCGCGGTGCGGGGCCTGGTCTCCTGGGAGGCGGTGGGCGCGGCCGACTGGGTCGGGCTGCCGACCTTCACCGCCCCGCGCGTCGACGTCTCCAGCCTCGCGCTGTTCCTGCCCGTGGTGTTCGTGCTCGTCGCCGAGAACGTCGGGCACGTGAAGTCGGTGGCGGCCATGACCGGGCGCGACCTGGACCCCCTCGCCGGGCGGGCGCTGCTCGCCGACGGCCTGGCCACGACGCTGGCCGGTCTCGGCGGCGGTTCGGGGACGACGACGTACGCCGAGAACATCGGGGTGATGGCCGCGACGAAGGTGTACTCCACGGCCGCGTACTGGGTGGCCGCGGCCGCCGCGCTGGTCCTGTCGTTCTCCCCGAAGTTCGGGGCCCTCGTGGGCTCGATCCCCCCGGGCGTCCTGGGCGGGGCCGCGACGCTGCTCTACGGGATGATCGGCGTCCTCGGCGCCCGGATCTGGGTGCAGAACAAGGTCGACTTCTCCGACCCGGTGAACCTCACGACCGCCGCCGTGGCGCTGGTCGTCGGGATCGCGAACTACACCCTCACCACCTCCGGCGGACTGTCCTTCGAGGGCATCGCGCTGGGCACGGTCGCCGCGATCGGGCTGTACCACCTGATGCGGGCCGTGGCCCGGGCGCGCGGCACCGCCACCCCCGCCGCCTGA
- a CDS encoding UBP-type zinc finger domain-containing protein, with the protein MDLIDPTAAPSGPGCADCEAAEPRGWWFHLRRCAACGHVGCCDSSPAQHARAHVAASGHTVVRSYEPGEEWFYDFGSDETYASGPDLAPPLNHPDDQPAPGPRGRVPWNWTTKLH; encoded by the coding sequence GTGGACCTGATCGACCCCACCGCCGCACCGAGCGGACCCGGCTGCGCGGACTGCGAGGCGGCCGAACCGCGGGGCTGGTGGTTCCACCTGCGCCGCTGCGCGGCGTGCGGGCACGTCGGCTGCTGCGACTCCTCGCCCGCCCAGCACGCCCGCGCCCACGTCGCGGCGTCCGGGCACACCGTCGTGCGCAGCTACGAACCGGGGGAGGAGTGGTTCTACGACTTCGGCAGCGACGAGACCTACGCCTCCGGTCCCGACCTGGCCCCGCCGCTGAACCACCCCGACGACCAGCCGGCCCCCGGCCCGCGCGGGCGGGTGCCGTGGAACTGGACGACGAAGCTGCACTGA
- a CDS encoding ATP-binding protein, with protein MSTAAKLPVEELRTLFLFEGLSEEQLHLLSTAGDVVEAAPGWLYREGEEATCFYVLLSGTLALSHRSGGDDLEISRTRQRGVYCGAWEAYLGDAAPEGYSSSARVLEPARLFALPAAEFGRVVREWFPMAVHLLEGLRVGLAEAQELTAARERLLALGSLTAGLTHELGNPAAALARTLEQLQGGLAALDRAVPGAPALPAPRAAAPLDPLRRAEAEDVLLDVLDELGVDDADDLAPVLVEHGVGAGDLTALGDRATVERYARSLAVRSLLAEASAASARISDLLASAGRYAQLDRTDNRWVDVRELLDAAIAMLGAGAGRAVGRARVVTDYAEVPQVLGHAGELTQVWTNLLDNALDAVAGGPGGAGTVTVRVRDDPDGAGVVVEVADDGPGVPADVLPRVFEPFVTTKDVGEGTGLGLDIAWRVVVHRHHGRLGVTSGPGDTVFRVWLPTNPQEGRPWT; from the coding sequence GTGAGCACCGCGGCGAAGCTGCCCGTCGAGGAGCTGCGGACGCTGTTCCTCTTCGAGGGGCTCTCCGAGGAGCAGTTGCACCTGCTCTCCACCGCGGGCGACGTCGTCGAGGCCGCCCCCGGCTGGCTGTACCGGGAGGGCGAGGAGGCCACCTGCTTCTACGTCCTGCTCTCCGGGACGCTCGCGCTGTCCCACCGCAGCGGCGGCGACGACCTCGAGATCAGCCGCACCCGCCAGCGCGGGGTGTACTGCGGGGCCTGGGAGGCCTACCTCGGCGACGCCGCGCCGGAGGGGTACAGCTCCTCCGCCCGGGTCCTGGAACCCGCCCGGCTCTTCGCCCTGCCGGCCGCGGAGTTCGGCCGGGTCGTGCGGGAGTGGTTCCCCATGGCCGTGCACCTGCTGGAGGGCCTGCGCGTCGGTCTCGCCGAGGCCCAGGAGCTCACCGCCGCCCGCGAGCGCCTGCTGGCGCTGGGGTCGCTGACCGCCGGGCTCACCCACGAGCTCGGCAACCCGGCCGCCGCGCTGGCCCGCACCCTGGAGCAGCTGCAGGGCGGGCTGGCCGCGCTGGACCGCGCCGTCCCCGGGGCGCCGGCCCTGCCCGCCCCCCGCGCCGCGGCCCCCCTGGACCCGCTGCGCCGCGCCGAGGCCGAGGACGTCCTGCTCGACGTCCTCGACGAGCTGGGGGTGGACGACGCCGACGACCTCGCCCCGGTGCTCGTCGAGCACGGCGTGGGCGCCGGCGACCTGACCGCGCTGGGGGACCGGGCGACCGTCGAGCGGTACGCGCGCAGCCTCGCGGTCCGCTCGCTCCTCGCGGAGGCGTCGGCGGCGTCGGCGCGCATCAGCGACCTGCTGGCCTCCGCGGGCCGCTACGCGCAGCTGGACCGCACCGACAACCGCTGGGTCGACGTGCGCGAGCTGCTCGACGCCGCGATCGCGATGCTCGGGGCGGGGGCCGGGCGGGCCGTGGGCCGCGCCCGGGTCGTGACGGACTACGCCGAGGTCCCGCAGGTGCTCGGGCACGCCGGGGAGCTCACCCAGGTCTGGACGAACCTGCTCGACAACGCCCTCGACGCCGTGGCGGGCGGGCCGGGGGGCGCGGGCACCGTGACGGTGCGGGTGCGTGACGACCCCGACGGGGCGGGGGTCGTCGTCGAGGTCGCCGACGACGGGCCGGGTGTCCCCGCGGACGTGCTGCCGCGCGTCTTCGAGCCGTTCGTCACCACCAAGGACGTCGGGGAGGGGACCGGGCTGGGCCTGGACATCGCCTGGCGGGTCGTGGTGCACCGCCACCACGGGCGCCTCGGCGTGACGAGCGGACCCGGGGACACCGTGTTCCGGGTGTGGTTGCCGACGAACCCCCAGGAGGGACGACCGTGGACCTGA
- a CDS encoding FAD-dependent oxidoreductase, producing MVDPEVEPVVDERRASGRPVLLTVDDDPAVSRAVARDLRRRYGQEYRVLRAESGADALTALRELALRGEPVAAVLADYRMPQMDGVELLEQAMDLFPTARRVLLTAYADTSAAIRAINDVDLDHYLLKPWNPPEEKLYPVLDALLESWRAIPARPADEVAVIGDRWSARSFAVRDFLARNEVPYRWLLAGQPEADRLLSASGHDAATTRLPVVLAPGPGPGGPQVLVDPDDTALADHVGLSTRPQREFYDLAIVGGGPAGLGAAVYGASEGLRTVLVEEHATGGQAGQSSRIENYLGFPDGLSGAQLADRARRQVAKFGAETLAARSVTGLESAGGAHVVRFADGSSVAAHTVLLATGVSYRTLEGPGLEEFTGRGIYYGAALSEVGACADEDVFVVGAANSAGQSAVNLARSARSVTLLVRGPSIEASMSAYLVEQIRALGNVAVRTCTEVVSARGDEDGEGHLRSIVLRDRQSGQEHEVPATHVFVFIGAAPRTAWLEGTLQRDAHGFVVAGPDLHLEDGRPPGWALERAPYHLETSVPGVFVAGDARADSVKRVASAVGEGAMAVMLVHRYLAQS from the coding sequence GTGGTGGACCCTGAGGTGGAGCCCGTGGTGGACGAGCGGCGCGCGAGCGGTCGGCCGGTGCTGCTGACGGTGGACGACGACCCCGCGGTGTCGCGCGCGGTGGCCCGCGACCTGCGCCGCCGTTACGGCCAGGAGTACCGCGTCCTGCGCGCGGAGTCCGGCGCGGACGCCCTCACCGCGCTGCGCGAGCTGGCGCTGCGCGGGGAACCCGTCGCGGCCGTCCTCGCCGACTACCGGATGCCGCAGATGGACGGCGTCGAACTGCTCGAGCAGGCGATGGACCTCTTCCCCACCGCGCGCCGGGTCCTGCTGACCGCCTACGCCGACACCTCCGCGGCCATCCGCGCCATCAACGACGTCGACCTCGACCACTACCTCCTCAAGCCGTGGAACCCGCCGGAGGAGAAGCTCTACCCGGTGCTGGACGCCCTGCTGGAGTCCTGGCGCGCGATCCCCGCCCGCCCCGCCGACGAGGTCGCCGTCATCGGCGACCGCTGGTCCGCGCGCTCCTTCGCGGTGCGCGACTTCCTCGCCCGCAACGAGGTCCCCTACCGGTGGCTGCTGGCCGGGCAGCCCGAGGCGGACCGGTTGCTCAGCGCCTCCGGCCACGACGCCGCCACGACGCGGCTGCCCGTCGTGCTGGCCCCCGGTCCCGGCCCGGGGGGACCGCAGGTGCTCGTCGACCCCGACGACACCGCGCTGGCCGACCACGTGGGCCTCTCCACCCGCCCGCAGCGGGAGTTCTACGACCTCGCGATCGTCGGCGGGGGCCCCGCCGGGCTGGGGGCCGCCGTCTACGGCGCCTCGGAGGGGCTGCGGACGGTCCTCGTCGAGGAGCACGCCACCGGCGGGCAGGCCGGGCAGAGCTCCCGGATCGAGAACTACCTCGGCTTCCCCGACGGGCTGTCCGGGGCGCAGCTGGCCGACCGGGCGCGCCGGCAGGTCGCGAAGTTCGGCGCCGAGACCCTCGCCGCGCGCAGCGTCACCGGGCTGGAGAGCGCCGGCGGCGCGCACGTCGTCCGCTTCGCCGACGGCAGCAGCGTCGCCGCGCACACCGTCCTGCTCGCCACCGGCGTCTCCTACCGCACGCTGGAGGGCCCGGGGCTGGAGGAGTTCACCGGCCGCGGGATCTACTACGGCGCCGCGCTCAGCGAGGTCGGGGCCTGTGCCGACGAGGACGTCTTCGTCGTGGGCGCGGCGAACTCCGCCGGGCAGTCCGCGGTGAACCTGGCCCGTTCCGCCCGCAGCGTCACCCTGCTCGTGCGGGGACCGAGCATCGAGGCGTCGATGTCGGCCTACCTCGTCGAGCAGATTCGCGCCCTCGGCAACGTCGCGGTGCGCACCTGCACCGAGGTCGTCTCCGCCCGCGGCGACGAGGACGGCGAGGGCCACCTGCGCTCGATCGTGCTGCGCGACAGGCAGTCCGGGCAGGAGCACGAGGTCCCCGCGACCCACGTGTTCGTGTTCATCGGGGCCGCGCCCCGCACCGCCTGGCTGGAGGGGACGCTGCAGCGCGACGCGCACGGCTTCGTCGTCGCCGGCCCCGACCTGCACCTGGAGGACGGCCGCCCGCCCGGCTGGGCGCTGGAACGGGCCCCCTACCACCTGGAGACCTCCGTCCCCGGGGTGTTCGTCGCCGGGGACGCGCGCGCGGACTCGGTGAAGCGCGTCGCCTCCGCCGTCGGCGAGGGCGCGATGGCCGTCATGCTCGTGCACCGCTACCTGGCGCAGTCGTGA
- a CDS encoding alpha/beta fold hydrolase encodes MPFVTTSDDVEIYFKDWGNADAQPIFFHHGWPLSSDDWDAQMLFFHAHGYRVIASDRRGHGRSAQVSTGHDMDHYASDVDAVVEHLDLRDVIHIGHSTGGGQVARYVAKYGEPQGRVAKAVLVAAVPPLMLQTEANPQGTPLSVFDGFRSSLAANRAEFYDAVASGPFYGFNRPDVEASQPVIDNWRRQGMTGSALAHYEGIKAFSETDQTDDLKAISVPVLVIQGDDDQVVPYQDAALKQHELLRDSTLKIYEGYPHGMLTTHAEVINPDLLAFIQQ; translated from the coding sequence ATGCCGTTCGTGACCACGAGCGATGACGTAGAGATCTACTTCAAGGACTGGGGCAACGCTGATGCCCAGCCCATCTTCTTCCACCACGGATGGCCCCTGTCCTCGGACGACTGGGACGCGCAGATGCTGTTCTTCCACGCCCACGGCTACCGGGTCATCGCGAGCGATCGTCGCGGTCACGGCAGATCAGCCCAGGTGAGCACCGGCCACGACATGGACCACTACGCCAGCGACGTCGACGCGGTGGTGGAGCACCTCGACCTCCGCGACGTCATCCACATCGGCCACTCCACCGGCGGTGGTCAGGTCGCACGCTACGTCGCGAAGTACGGCGAGCCGCAGGGCCGCGTGGCGAAGGCCGTCCTGGTGGCAGCCGTTCCCCCGCTGATGCTGCAGACCGAGGCCAACCCGCAAGGAACGCCCCTATCGGTGTTCGACGGGTTCCGCAGCAGCCTCGCGGCCAACCGTGCCGAGTTCTACGACGCCGTGGCCTCGGGCCCGTTCTACGGCTTCAACCGACCTGACGTGGAGGCCTCGCAGCCGGTCATCGACAACTGGCGCCGCCAGGGCATGACGGGTAGCGCGTTGGCGCACTACGAGGGCATCAAGGCGTTCTCGGAGACCGACCAGACGGACGACCTCAAGGCGATCTCCGTCCCGGTCCTCGTGATCCAGGGTGACGACGATCAGGTGGTGCCCTACCAGGACGCAGCTCTGAAGCAGCACGAGCTCCTCCGCGACTCCACCCTCAAGATCTACGAGGGCTACCCGCACGGCATGCTCACCACCCACGCCGAGGTGATCAACCCCGACCTCCTGGCGTTCATCCAGCAGTAG
- a CDS encoding class I SAM-dependent methyltransferase yields MAPVDLTPHARSFGAAAGAYARARPGYPADAVAFLAGSARRVLDLGAGTGKATAALLAAGHEVVAVEPSTRMLAQLRTALPGVEAHEGSAEATGLPDASVDAVVVAQAWHWVDPARAVPEVARVLRPGGTLGLVWNLRDDTVDWVRRVWSIAQRGTEQEMGADDTRLGAPFGPPERFTTRHEHVLDRAGVLDLVASRSYVIVRPEAERVELLARVGEVLDGVFGPGDPVAVPYLTHCTRFTRG; encoded by the coding sequence ATGGCTCCCGTGGACCTCACCCCGCACGCCCGCTCGTTCGGAGCAGCCGCCGGCGCCTACGCCCGCGCCCGTCCGGGTTACCCCGCCGACGCGGTCGCCTTCCTCGCCGGCTCCGCCCGGCGCGTCCTCGACCTCGGCGCCGGGACGGGCAAGGCCACCGCGGCCCTGCTCGCCGCTGGCCACGAGGTCGTCGCCGTCGAACCCTCCACGAGGATGCTGGCGCAGCTGCGGACGGCGCTGCCCGGCGTCGAGGCGCACGAGGGCTCCGCGGAGGCCACGGGGCTGCCGGACGCGTCGGTGGACGCCGTCGTCGTCGCCCAGGCCTGGCACTGGGTGGACCCGGCCCGCGCGGTGCCCGAGGTCGCGCGGGTGCTGCGCCCCGGCGGCACCCTGGGGCTGGTGTGGAACCTGCGCGACGACACCGTCGACTGGGTGCGGCGGGTGTGGTCGATCGCCCAGCGCGGCACCGAGCAGGAGATGGGCGCCGACGACACGCGCCTCGGCGCGCCCTTCGGCCCCCCGGAGCGGTTCACCACCCGGCACGAGCACGTCCTCGACCGCGCCGGGGTCCTCGACCTCGTCGCCTCCCGCAGCTACGTCATCGTGCGGCCCGAGGCCGAGCGCGTGGAGCTGCTGGCCCGGGTGGGCGAGGTCCTCGACGGCGTGTTCGGCCCGGGGGACCCGGTCGCGGTGCCGTACCTGACGCACTGCACCCGGTTCACCCGCGGCTGA
- a CDS encoding DUF3592 domain-containing protein: MSKPPPRHQWRSWAAITFVLSLVTAVGAGLLLVPKMHTAHLLAQRGVVTDAEVVGFRAAAESHDDTWTLEFTTATGERVRARTKAVTRDEAVRHPVGTRLPVRYDPRHPTRVWSVATPLEPSFWWGSTAGSSAPPPSSPP; the protein is encoded by the coding sequence GTGTCGAAACCCCCGCCCCGCCACCAGTGGCGCTCGTGGGCGGCGATCACCTTCGTCCTGTCCCTCGTGACGGCGGTCGGCGCCGGCCTCTTGCTGGTCCCCAAGATGCACACCGCCCACCTGCTCGCGCAGCGGGGGGTGGTCACCGACGCCGAGGTCGTCGGCTTCCGCGCCGCGGCGGAGAGTCACGACGACACCTGGACGCTGGAGTTCACCACCGCGACGGGCGAGCGGGTCCGGGCCCGGACGAAGGCGGTCACCCGGGACGAGGCGGTGCGCCACCCGGTCGGGACCCGGTTGCCGGTGCGCTACGACCCCCGGCACCCGACGCGGGTGTGGTCGGTGGCGACACCGCTGGAGCCGTCGTTCTGGTGGGGGTCTACGGCGGGCTCGTCGGCGCCGCCACCGTCCTCGCCGCCCTGA
- a CDS encoding ABC-F family ATP-binding cassette domain-containing protein: MSATLVAKDLSAAHGTRALFSGLDLVIAPGDVVGLVGANGAGKSTLLRLLAGGETPETGTVSLSPPTATVGYLPQEPERRPGETVAGFLGRRTGVAQAQREMDEAAEGLATGAPGADDRYADALDRWLALGGADLDERREEVLADLGLSVSGDALMTSLSGGQAARAGLAALLVSRYDVFLLDEPTNDLDLDGLARLERFVTELRSPAVVVSHDREFLARTVDRVVELDLAQQLVRVVGGGYEAFLAEREVQRRHAREAYDEFADTKAGLEARARMQRGWMAQGVRNAVRKGDPDKNIRAKMREGSEKQAAKAKQTERMIERLDVVEEPRKEWQLQMEIAAAPRSGTVVATAREAVVRRGGFTLGPVTLQLDFGDRVAVTGPNGAGKSTLLHLLLGRVAPDSGSTALGSGVQVGEVDQARGLFVGEQTLARAFSDAVPEWPDAEVRTLLAKFGLGAHHVARTAASLSPGERTRAALALLQARGVNLLVLDEPTNHLDLPAIEQLEQALASYGGTLLLVSHDRRLLEAVHVTRRFAVEDGRVREL, translated from the coding sequence GTGAGCGCAACCCTCGTCGCCAAGGACCTCAGCGCCGCCCACGGGACGCGGGCGCTGTTCTCCGGTCTGGACCTCGTGATCGCCCCCGGTGACGTGGTGGGGCTGGTCGGGGCCAACGGCGCGGGCAAGTCCACGCTGCTGCGCCTGCTCGCGGGCGGGGAGACCCCCGAGACGGGCACCGTCTCGCTCTCGCCGCCGACCGCGACGGTCGGGTACCTGCCCCAGGAGCCCGAGCGCCGTCCCGGGGAGACCGTCGCGGGCTTCCTGGGCCGGCGCACCGGGGTCGCGCAGGCGCAGCGGGAGATGGACGAGGCCGCGGAGGGCCTGGCCACGGGGGCGCCGGGCGCCGACGACCGCTACGCCGACGCCCTGGACCGCTGGCTGGCGCTGGGCGGGGCCGACCTGGACGAGCGCCGCGAGGAGGTCCTCGCCGACCTGGGGCTGAGCGTCTCCGGGGACGCGCTGATGACGTCGCTGTCGGGCGGGCAGGCCGCCCGCGCGGGGCTGGCCGCGCTGCTGGTGTCGCGCTACGACGTGTTCCTGCTCGACGAGCCCACCAACGACCTCGACCTGGACGGCCTGGCCCGGCTGGAGCGGTTCGTGACCGAGCTGCGCTCCCCCGCCGTCGTCGTCAGCCACGACCGGGAGTTCCTGGCCCGCACCGTGGACCGCGTCGTGGAGCTGGACCTGGCCCAGCAGCTCGTGCGGGTCGTCGGCGGCGGGTACGAGGCGTTCCTCGCCGAGCGGGAGGTGCAGCGCCGCCACGCCCGGGAGGCCTACGACGAGTTCGCCGACACGAAGGCCGGGCTGGAGGCGCGCGCCCGGATGCAGCGCGGCTGGATGGCCCAGGGCGTGCGCAACGCCGTCCGCAAGGGCGACCCGGACAAGAACATCCGCGCCAAGATGCGCGAGGGCAGCGAGAAGCAGGCCGCGAAGGCGAAGCAGACCGAGCGGATGATCGAGCGGCTCGACGTCGTCGAGGAGCCCCGCAAGGAGTGGCAGCTGCAGATGGAGATCGCGGCCGCCCCCCGCTCGGGGACGGTCGTGGCGACGGCGCGCGAGGCCGTCGTCCGCCGCGGCGGGTTCACGCTCGGACCGGTGACGCTGCAGCTGGACTTCGGCGACCGGGTCGCCGTCACCGGCCCCAACGGGGCGGGGAAGTCGACGCTGCTGCACCTGCTGCTGGGCCGGGTCGCCCCCGACTCCGGCTCCACCGCGCTGGGGTCCGGTGTCCAGGTCGGGGAGGTCGACCAGGCCCGCGGGCTGTTCGTCGGCGAGCAGACCCTGGCCCGCGCCTTCTCCGACGCCGTCCCGGAGTGGCCCGACGCCGAGGTGCGGACCCTGCTGGCGAAGTTCGGGCTCGGCGCCCACCACGTCGCGCGGACGGCCGCCAGCCTCTCGCCGGGGGAACGCACCCGCGCCGCGCTGGCGCTGCTGCAGGCGCGCGGGGTGAACCTGCTGGTCCTCGACGAGCCCACCAACCACCTCGACCTGCCGGCCATCGAGCAGCTGGAGCAGGCCCTGGCGAGCTACGGCGGCACGCTGCTGCTGGTCAGCCACGACCGGCGGCTGCTGGAGGCGGTGCACGTGACGCGCCGCTTCGCCGTGGAGGACGGGCGCGTCCGCGAGCTCTGA
- a CDS encoding MFS transporter produces the protein MPLAILALAVGAFAIGTTEFVAMGLLPQMADTFGVSIATAGWLITAYALGVVVGAPTLTALTHSWPRKRVLTGLMALFVVGHAATALAPTFGALVGARFLSGLGHGAFFGASALVARKIAPPGRQGQAMALVFTGLTVANVVGVPAGTYVGQQLGWRLTFALVGLIGVATIAAILAIVPEVETRAGSLRSEFAAFRRSQVWWTLLIVTVGFASMFTVLSYVSPLLTEVAGFSEGAVSWVLVLFGVGATLGNVLGGRLADWRPYRTLAVGFAAQAVVFTGLFLFAGNRVAAAVGVFLFAFVAFTMSAPIQTRGITAAGGGASMASAAMQAAFNIGNAMGAFLGGIVIDGGFGYAATAVVALVLALLGLAILAEATRVDKNGRAPLDPRVAAVPAQRRRRVRGTVGA, from the coding sequence GTGCCCCTCGCCATCCTGGCCCTCGCCGTCGGCGCCTTCGCGATCGGGACGACCGAGTTCGTCGCCATGGGGCTGCTGCCCCAGATGGCCGACACCTTCGGCGTCTCCATCGCGACGGCCGGCTGGCTCATCACCGCCTACGCCCTCGGCGTCGTCGTGGGCGCGCCGACGCTGACGGCGCTCACGCACTCCTGGCCCCGCAAGCGGGTCCTCACGGGCCTGATGGCGCTGTTCGTCGTCGGGCACGCGGCGACGGCGCTGGCGCCCACGTTCGGCGCCCTCGTCGGCGCGCGGTTCCTCTCCGGCCTCGGGCACGGCGCGTTCTTCGGCGCGAGCGCGCTCGTGGCCCGCAAGATCGCCCCGCCCGGGCGCCAGGGGCAGGCCATGGCCCTGGTCTTCACCGGCCTCACGGTCGCCAACGTCGTCGGGGTCCCGGCGGGGACCTACGTCGGGCAGCAGCTGGGGTGGCGCCTGACCTTCGCCCTCGTGGGGCTCATCGGGGTCGCCACGATCGCCGCGATCCTGGCGATCGTCCCCGAGGTCGAGACCCGCGCCGGCTCGCTGCGCTCGGAGTTCGCCGCGTTCCGCCGCAGCCAGGTCTGGTGGACGTTGCTCATCGTGACCGTCGGCTTCGCCAGCATGTTCACCGTCCTCAGCTACGTCTCGCCGCTGCTGACCGAGGTGGCCGGGTTCTCCGAGGGCGCGGTGAGCTGGGTCCTGGTCCTCTTCGGCGTCGGGGCGACGCTGGGCAACGTCCTCGGCGGGCGGCTGGCGGACTGGCGGCCGTACCGGACCCTGGCCGTCGGCTTCGCCGCCCAGGCGGTCGTCTTCACCGGCCTGTTCCTCTTCGCCGGGAACCGGGTCGCGGCGGCGGTCGGGGTCTTCCTCTTCGCCTTCGTCGCCTTCACGATGTCCGCGCCGATCCAGACCCGCGGCATCACCGCCGCCGGGGGCGGGGCGTCGATGGCGTCGGCGGCCATGCAGGCCGCGTTCAACATCGGCAACGCGATGGGCGCCTTCCTCGGCGGGATCGTCATCGACGGCGGGTTCGGCTACGCCGCGACGGCCGTGGTGGCGCTGGTCCTGGCGCTGCTGGGGCTGGCGATCCTCGCCGAGGCGACGCGCGTGGACAAGAACGGCCGCGCCCCGCTGGACCCGCGGGTGGCGGCGGTCCCGGCGCAGCGCCGTCGCCGGGTGCGTGGCACCGTGGGGGCGTGA
- a CDS encoding GNAT family N-acetyltransferase, whose translation MTGGVNLSIHERKLGDPDLDQLVAAAVAELNRRYRQPGEPDDEYDLAEDAVCLVAHVDGEPAGCIAREPVTEPGWSGCAEMKRVFVHERFRGLGVASALVAAFEDAARADGFTRVRLETGTKQPEAVALYEKLGYERSATPFGPWADSPLSICCTKSL comes from the coding sequence GTGACCGGCGGCGTGAACCTCTCGATCCACGAGCGGAAGCTCGGCGACCCCGACCTGGACCAGCTCGTCGCGGCGGCCGTCGCGGAGCTCAACCGCCGCTACCGCCAGCCGGGGGAGCCCGACGACGAGTACGACCTGGCCGAGGACGCGGTCTGCCTGGTCGCCCACGTCGACGGCGAGCCGGCGGGCTGCATCGCGCGCGAGCCAGTGACCGAACCCGGCTGGTCCGGCTGCGCGGAGATGAAGCGGGTGTTCGTCCACGAGCGCTTCCGGGGGCTGGGGGTGGCCAGCGCCCTGGTCGCGGCCTTCGAGGACGCCGCGCGGGCGGACGGCTTCACCCGGGTCCGCCTGGAGACGGGCACCAAGCAGCCCGAGGCGGTGGCGCTGTACGAGAAGCTCGGCTACGAGCGGTCCGCGACGCCGTTCGGCCCGTGGGCGGACAGTCCGCTGAGCATCTGCTGCACCAAGTCGCTCTGA